Genomic segment of Staphylococcus muscae:
TTCATAGTAACCACCTCGATCTTCAACACCTAATACTTCTGATGAGGTTACTTGAATATTAGAGATGTATTTATTATTCCATAACGGTTCAAACATCGCATTGCTGAAGCGTAAAACTTCAATATTTTGAACCATATCTTTTCCGAGATAATGGTCGATACGGAAAATCTCTTTTTCTTTAAATGAACGTCTAATCTGTTTATTGAGTGCTTCTGCAGATTTTAAATCTGTACCAAATGGTTTTTCAATCACTAAGCGTTTGAAGCCAGATGTTTTTGTTAAACCAGATGATTTCAAATAATCTGTGACAACACCAAAAAATTGTGGTGCCATCGCTAAATAAAACAATCGATTTCCATCAAGTGAAAATTGTCGGTCTAAGTCATTACTCAAAGCCAACAATTCCTCATAACTTTTTTCATTATTGACATCTAATCTTTGATAAAAAACATGCTGCATAAATTGGTCTAAATGCTTAGTGTCATGAACATGTGCTTGAATTGATGCTTTGACTTGTGCTCTAAAATCATCAACTGTTAAATCACGGCGACCAATTCCGACAATCGCAATTCTATCGTCTAGATTATCTTGTTGAAATAAATGAAATAACGATGGAAATAGTTTACGGTGGCTTAAATCACCAGTAGCGCCAAAGATTGTAATAAGCGCAGGAATATGATTATGTGTCTTATTCAAGATTCAAAACCTCAATTCTTCGTAGTGTGATACGTTCTCATTATAAAACATGAGCACCGCATGGGTCATATATTCTGCTTTATTATATCATGCTATATTTTTAAGCACGGTTCAACTATAATCTATGATAGGATAACGCTAAGGAGGCGTAAAAATGGAAATCATTTTTTTCGGAACAAGCGCAGGGTTACCAACTAAAGAGAGACATACTCAATCTATCGCACTGAAACTAGAGCCTTACGCAACAGATATTTGGCTATTTGATGTTGGAGAGGCGACACAACATCAAATTCTACATCATTCGATTAAGTTAGGAAAGGTAAGCCATATCTTCATTACCCATATGCACGGTGATCATGTTTATGGATTACCAGGGGTCTTGACTAGCCGTTCATTTCAAGGTGGGGAAGGGAAACCACTAACAATCATCGGCCCTAAAGGTATAAAAGCTTATATCGAAGCAAGCTTAACTTTCACTCATGTACATCTCAATTATCCTTTACATATCATCGAGATTGACCAACAACTCGACTTAACCATTGACCAATTTGAAGTACAAGCTCGTATGCTCAATCACGGTGTACCTTGTTTTGGTTATCGTATACAAGCACCAAGTACACCGGGCACATTAGATGTAGCTAAATTGAAAGCAATTGGTATGGAACCGGGACCGCAATATCAACAAGTAAAAAAATATGATACTTTTGAATTTGAAGGTGTTACATATGATGCGCATCAATTTAAAGCACCCGACAAATTAGGTCCAATTGTTGCAGTTTTTGGTGATACAAAACCATGTGACAATGAATGCATATTAGCTCAAAATGCAGATGTTATCGTTCACGAAGCGACATACATCGAAGGTGATAAGCAACTCGCCAATGATTATCATCATAGTCATATTGATGATGTGCTCGAATTAATCACACGTAATAACGTGAAACATGCCTTATTGACACATCTGAGCAATCGTTATACAAAAGAAGATGTCAAAGCAATCGACCAGCAATTAAAAGCTTCTCATACCGCTTCTTTTCAATTCGTACACGATTTCGATGCATATCAATTCTAAAAAAACAAGACGGTAAAATGATTTGCGTTCATTTTACCGTCTTGTTTTTATGACTCATTTTCTTCTTGTTCCGAAAGTTCAACGCTACGCTCAACCGCTGCATTTAAACAATCTTCAAAAATCCCTTCAATATCGTAGTTGGATAATGCATTCAAACCTGCTTGTGTCGTACCACCTTTAGATGTAATGTTTTTTCGTAATTGTTCCATACTAAGGTCTGAACGTTCAATCATTTTACTCGTTCCGATAATTAGTTCACGAATTGATTCTTCAACTTGTGATTTATCAAGGCCTAACTTTGTACCTGCATCGACATATTTTTCAAAAACATGATACAAAAATGCCGGACCGCTTCCTGTAATCGCTGTCACTTGATGAAGGTGATCTTCCTTCACTTCAATTGCCGAACCGAATGCATTGATGACTTCTAATACTTCATCTTTAGACTTCGGTCCAAAGTTTCTTGAAAAGCTTAATCCTGTGACAGAATGACCAACATGTGCATTCGTATTTGGCATAATACGCGCAATTGGGTTAGACACATCGAGTGCTTCTCGGATATATGAAATCGGTAACCCTGCCATGATTGAAATAAACTTATTCTTTGAATCGACATGTGCATGCATGCGTTCTGCAAGTTCATTAAAATCATGTGGTTTTGAACCGAGAAATACATAATCCGCATCTTTCAATAACTCCGCATCATCATAGCTATATTGAATTCCTAATTCGGACTGATATTGTTGTAGCGCCGCTTCGTTTGAACGATTTGTTAAATATATATTTTCTGCTGGTAATACTTTAGAGTTAATAATACCTGTGAAGATAGCGTGTGCCATATTGCCTGCCCCATAAAATACAATTTTCATTTTCTTTTCACTTCCTCATCTCTTTTCTATATTTTATACTAACATAAATAAGATTTTGGACAAAAAGGAGTATCAACATATGGATCATAAACACTTTTTGGTAACAGGGGCTACAAGTGGTATTGGTTATGAACTCGTAAAGCAATTACATTATCATGGTGCAAGACTCACTTTATTAATTAGAGATGAAGAGAAAGCAACACAATTATTTCCAACTAAAAGTTTCCCAAATATAAGCTTTATCGTATGTGATTTAAACGACACAACAGCAATTGAAAATTTATCATCAGATTTTCAAAAACTAAATGTATCATTTGATGGATTTATACATAGTGCCGGTCTCGGTTACTTTAAATCATTGGCATCACATACAACGGAGGAATTGTTAAAAACATATCGTTTAAATGTGATTCATTTTGCGGTATTACTCAATGTGATCAAACCATTCTTAGTAACAAATCCGCAAATTGTTGCACTCAGCAGTATGTCTGGACTGGCGACACAGCCCTATGCGGCACATTATGGGGCGAGTAAAGCAGCTTTAATTCAAATTTTAAACGCCTTACGTATAGAAGAACCATCTTATCACGTATTAAACGTGATATTAGGTCCTGTGAAAACACCATTCCATGATCATTCAGACCCATCAGGAACATTCAAGCGTAAAACAGCTTTATTTATGTTAAAGCCAGAACAAGTGGCAAAAGATATTATTGTGGCAATGAACAAAGGGCATCAAGAACTACGTGCACCAAAGTGGATGTCCATGATGCTCAGACTTTATTCATTGGCACCTAGAACTATTGAAAAAGCAGCCAAACCATTCTTTATGAGCAAGAAGCAATAAAAAAAGCCAGAAATGTGTAAGTGGGCTATCTTTCAATACGAAAGATTCCAACAACATTTCTGGCTTTTAACCTTTATTTATTATTTTAAGTGATGTGTATAGTTTAAGTCTTTAACAATGGCTCTTGCTTTCTTAACGATTGCTGGATCGATTGTTTTGTCATACTGCGCAACATTTTGGCGTAATTGTTCAGATGAGCTTGCACCAACAATGATAGAACCTAATGCATCAAATGACTTCAAATAACTAAATGTAAGTGCTGTTAATTCAGGTTCTAAGTCGTGTAGTTGAGACACCGTTTTTGCAAGTGTATCAGCATCATACTCAAAAATGCCATCGTTAAATTTTTGAGTAAGTGCCTTGTTATAATTTTGTGTAAATAATCCTTTAAACACAGGGCCACGTGCCAACACTTTTACACCTTTTTCATGCACTTCATCCATCAGCATTTCAGGACGGTTATCTATTAGGTTGAACTGCGACATCAGTACTTCGATATCACTGTTTGCTAAATAATATCGAATAACATTAGGACGAATAGAAGAAAGACCATACCCTTTTACCAAACCTTCTTTTTTGAGTTCTTCAAACGCACTGATTGTCTCATCGAGTGGATCTTCAATCGTACCACCGTGTAACATATATAAGTCTAGATGTTCTAACCCAAGACGTTGCAATGATTGTTTAATGTTCTCTTTAATATGTTTCTTTGAAGGATTCCATACCATATCACCATTGGGTTTCAGTTGGTTACCAACTTTCGTGCCAATCACAATATCATCTCTTTGTTGATACTGACTTAAAATATTTCCAACAATTTTTTCATTTTCACCTTTATCATAAATGTCTGCTGTATCAAAGTAGGTAATACCTGATTCGAGTGCTGTTTCTATGATTTCTTGAGCTTGTTTTTCATTCGTTCCGAGACTCATACAACCTAAACCTAATTCGGATAAGGCAAGACCACTTTTCAATATATTTTTTTGCATGATGATTCTCCTTCCGATAAACTTTATATGTATTATCATATCAAAGAGTTTACGCAAAATAAAAGGAGTGGCATTTATGAATTTTGAAGAAAAGACAATTGAAAAGGAATCCATATATCAAGGGCGGATTATTGATGTGGAAAAGCATCTTGTTTCATTGCCAAATGGGGAAACAGCTTTACGTGAAGTAGTGAAGCATAATGGTGCCGTTGCGGTATGTGCAGTTACACCTGAAGGGAAAGTAATACTCGTTAAGCAATTCCGTAAACCATTGGAACATACACTTGTAGAAATACCTGCAGGAAAGTTAGAACCTGGTGAAGATCGCGTATCTGCAGCTATGCGCGAACTGGAAGAAGAGACAGGATATCGTGCACGTTCACTGCAACATATTGGTGACGTATATGGTACACCAGGTTTTTCAAATGAATTAATTTCCATCTACTTTACAGATGATATTGAAAAAGGGGAAATGAACTTAGACGAAGATGAATTTGTTGAACCAATACTTTATTCATTATCAGATATAGAAAATGCAGTGAAAAACCGTGAAATCAATGATGCGAAGACTTTAATCGCCTTTCAGCATGCATTATTAGTTTATAATCATTCTAAATAAAACAGAAGAAATGATTGCTTTTTTTCTCATTTACTGGTATTTTATAGTCATATAAACAATACTAATTTTAATTATCAGTAGAGGAGTGAAGCTGCCGTGGAAGAACGACTTAATCGCGTGAAGCAGCAATTGCAGCAATCATCGTATAAGTTAACACCCCAACGTGAAGCAACCGTACGTGTCCTTATCGAGAATGAGGCAGACCACCTCAGTGCAGAAGATGTATATTTGAAAGTAAAAGAAAAAGCCCCAGAAATTGGACTTGCGACTGTTTATCGAACTTTAGAATTATTAGCAGATATTAAAGTTGTCGACAAAGTAAGCTTCGGTGACGGTGTTTCTCGTTTTGACCTGCGCAAAGAAGGTTCTAAACACTTCCATCATCATCTCGTTTGTATGGAATGCGGTCGTGTGGATGAAATTGACGAGGACCTTTTACCGCAAGTTGAAGAGCGAGTGGAAAATGAATTTGAATTTAAAATTTTAGACCACCGATTAACTTTTCACGGCATTTGTAAGACATGCCAACAAGCTGGTAAAGGGGCAGACGCTTAGGAAACTACGAGAATCGAGGTCATAGCATGGAAGAAGTCCGAGATGAATATTTAAGATTTATACAACTTGAAAAGGGCTTATCTGCAAATACAATTGCTGCATATCGGCGTGACTTAAACCAATATATCGAATTTTTAAACTCACAAAAAGTGGGGCAACTAGATTTTGTAACACGAGATATAATACAACAATGCTTTGCTGTACGCCATGATGAAGGCCATTCGGCTAAGTCAATTGCACGTTTCACTTCTACCATAAGAAGCTTTCATCAATTCGCATTACGTGAACGTTATACTTCTCAAGATCCGACTGTACTGATTACGACACCGAAATATGAACGGAAATTGCCGGATGTGTTATCTGTCGATGAAGTCGACAAACTATTATCTTCATTCGATTTAAGTAAAGCGAATGATTATCGCAACCGTACCATGCTCGAGTTACTTTACGCCACAGGTATGCGTGTATCCGAATTAATTTTCGTTGAAATACAAGATATCAACTTAGTCATGGGCTTTGTGAAAGTGTTTGGTAAAGGGAATAAGGAACGGATTATCCCGCTCGGGGAAACCGTCATTCAATATTTGACACACTATCTCGAAGAAGTACGCCCTCAACTACTCAAAAAGACGGTCACAGATGTGTTGTTTCTCAATCTACACGGTAAACCTTTATCTAGACAAGGTGTCTGGAAAATGATCAAACAAGCAGGTGTTAAAGCTGGTTTATCGAAACGCTTAACACCGCATACATTACGTCATTCCTTTGCAACACATCTGTTGGAGAACGGAGCTGATTTACGTGCTGTCCAAGAAATGCTTGGACATTCTGACATTTCAACGACACAACTATATACACACGTCTCCAGTACTCAGATTCGTAAAATATATCAATCATATCATCCAAGAGCATAGAATGACGCTATTATACTCAAAGACTAGTAAACAAAAGTTTGCGACGGCACTTTTCGTTTACTAGTCTTTCTTGTTGTTTCCATGCATACGACGTAATCTTAATGCTTTCTCACGCGCATCAATCACAGGTGTTCGATCTCGAAGTCGGTGATAATGCATAATGTCTGGTGTGTCAACAATGGTCGTATTTACCACATAATCGTTGTAAGTGCTCTTTATAGATTGCTCCATCTCTTTTAACAATGGCAATTCAATCGGTCTAAAGCACTTTTCTTGCTCAATGTCGGTACATAATTGTTGTATTTGTTTCCGAAATGCATTCGGTTGTAAACCATATGACGCAATACTTTCATCCGCATATTGATTGATAATTTTTATAGACTTTTTGAAAGTACGCAACGCACCTTTTAAGTTACAACGTCGATAATGATAAGACGCAGTCGCAAATAAAATCAAACCGACAACAAAGTCGTCTTTTGTATAGTGATTTTGTTGTTTCCATGCATCTTCCAAAATGTCATGACATAAAAAATAATGTTGCTTTGTATGAAACTGATAATAAAATGTTAATAGTGCGTCTTGCACAGCAATCACTCCAAAAATTTATTCTCACTCATAAACATGCTATAATAATTTTTGGTAAGATGCACTTAACATGCAAAATTAGAGAGGCTTTAACATGTATGAAGTAAAATTAGACGCCTTTAATGGGCCTTTGGATTTATTGCTCCATTTAATTCAACAATTTGAAATTGATATTTATGATATCCCGATGAATGCATTGACTGAACAATATATGCAGTATGTTCATGCGATGAAACAATTAGATATTAACGTTGCAAGTGAATATTTAGTAATGGCTTCTGAACTGCTCATGATTAAAAGTCAACTGTTACTCCCAGATCATTCAGCTGATGAACTGGTTGATGAAGACCCACGTGAAGCGTTAGTAGGTAAGTTGTTAGAATATCAAAATTATAAAGAATATGCCGAGATGTTAAATGACAAGAGAGAAGCACGCAGTCATTACTATACGAAAACCGCTACGGATCTTTCAAAATATGAGTTGACTGAACGAATACCAGAAGGAACACACATTGATTTAACAAAATTAATCGTTGCTTATCAAAAAATGAAGCACCGTATTGCACTCAAAAAACCAAAAAGTGTTGATATACAAAAAGAAACATTTACGATTCAACAATCCACAGATCGCATCTATCATCAACTCGATCAACGAGAAACCGTTACTTTTTTTGATCTATTTACATTTAATGAGTCCATAGAACACGTTGTCACATATTTTTTAGCGTTGCTAGAAATGGCAAAAACAGGCATGATACAACTTCAACAAATTGAAGCATTTCACAATATTGAAATCACAAAAGGAGTCAATTATGGCACACAATCTTAATGCGGCAATTACTGCTTTGCTCTATACAGTTGGAGAAGATGGTATTGAAGCGGAACAACTAATCAGTTCATTAAACATTGATGAAGCAACTTTAGCAGAAGCAATGGCATCATTATCATTGCCTGGTCTCACAGTTCAAAAATATGGCAATACGTATGTACTGACAACAGAAAAAGAAATGGAACCTTATATTGAATCACTCATTTTGAATAAAGTGTCCACAAAGTTGTCTCAAGCTTCGATGGAAGTATTGGCGATTATTGCATATAACCAACCAGTCACACGAAGTGACATTGAATTGAT
This window contains:
- a CDS encoding SDR family NAD(P)-dependent oxidoreductase; this encodes MDHKHFLVTGATSGIGYELVKQLHYHGARLTLLIRDEEKATQLFPTKSFPNISFIVCDLNDTTAIENLSSDFQKLNVSFDGFIHSAGLGYFKSLASHTTEELLKTYRLNVIHFAVLLNVIKPFLVTNPQIVALSSMSGLATQPYAAHYGASKAALIQILNALRIEEPSYHVLNVILGPVKTPFHDHSDPSGTFKRKTALFMLKPEQVAKDIIVAMNKGHQELRAPKWMSMMLRLYSLAPRTIEKAAKPFFMSKKQ
- a CDS encoding aldo/keto reductase — encoded protein: MQKNILKSGLALSELGLGCMSLGTNEKQAQEIIETALESGITYFDTADIYDKGENEKIVGNILSQYQQRDDIVIGTKVGNQLKPNGDMVWNPSKKHIKENIKQSLQRLGLEHLDLYMLHGGTIEDPLDETISAFEELKKEGLVKGYGLSSIRPNVIRYYLANSDIEVLMSQFNLIDNRPEMLMDEVHEKGVKVLARGPVFKGLFTQNYNKALTQKFNDGIFEYDADTLAKTVSQLHDLEPELTALTFSYLKSFDALGSIIVGASSSEQLRQNVAQYDKTIDPAIVKKARAIVKDLNYTHHLK
- a CDS encoding NUDIX domain-containing protein codes for the protein MNFEEKTIEKESIYQGRIIDVEKHLVSLPNGETALREVVKHNGAVAVCAVTPEGKVILVKQFRKPLEHTLVEIPAGKLEPGEDRVSAAMRELEEETGYRARSLQHIGDVYGTPGFSNELISIYFTDDIEKGEMNLDEDEFVEPILYSLSDIENAVKNREINDAKTLIAFQHALLVYNHSK
- the scpB gene encoding SMC-Scp complex subunit ScpB; amino-acid sequence: MAHNLNAAITALLYTVGEDGIEAEQLISSLNIDEATLAEAMASLSLPGLTVQKYGNTYVLTTEKEMEPYIESLILNKVSTKLSQASMEVLAIIAYNQPVTRSDIELIRGIASDGPVKTLIAKGLVEPKQQPDVRGQQLYTTDLFLNVFGLNHLDDLPTTDEETEEIESFFSNLVNQKGQNNI
- a CDS encoding Fur family transcriptional regulator, coding for MEERLNRVKQQLQQSSYKLTPQREATVRVLIENEADHLSAEDVYLKVKEKAPEIGLATVYRTLELLADIKVVDKVSFGDGVSRFDLRKEGSKHFHHHLVCMECGRVDEIDEDLLPQVEERVENEFEFKILDHRLTFHGICKTCQQAGKGADA
- a CDS encoding segregation and condensation protein A; this translates as MYEVKLDAFNGPLDLLLHLIQQFEIDIYDIPMNALTEQYMQYVHAMKQLDINVASEYLVMASELLMIKSQLLLPDHSADELVDEDPREALVGKLLEYQNYKEYAEMLNDKREARSHYYTKTATDLSKYELTERIPEGTHIDLTKLIVAYQKMKHRIALKKPKSVDIQKETFTIQQSTDRIYHQLDQRETVTFFDLFTFNESIEHVVTYFLALLEMAKTGMIQLQQIEAFHNIEITKGVNYGTQS
- the rnz gene encoding ribonuclease Z, which translates into the protein MEIIFFGTSAGLPTKERHTQSIALKLEPYATDIWLFDVGEATQHQILHHSIKLGKVSHIFITHMHGDHVYGLPGVLTSRSFQGGEGKPLTIIGPKGIKAYIEASLTFTHVHLNYPLHIIEIDQQLDLTIDQFEVQARMLNHGVPCFGYRIQAPSTPGTLDVAKLKAIGMEPGPQYQQVKKYDTFEFEGVTYDAHQFKAPDKLGPIVAVFGDTKPCDNECILAQNADVIVHEATYIEGDKQLANDYHHSHIDDVLELITRNNVKHALLTHLSNRYTKEDVKAIDQQLKASHTASFQFVHDFDAYQF
- the xerD gene encoding site-specific tyrosine recombinase XerD; amino-acid sequence: MEEVRDEYLRFIQLEKGLSANTIAAYRRDLNQYIEFLNSQKVGQLDFVTRDIIQQCFAVRHDEGHSAKSIARFTSTIRSFHQFALRERYTSQDPTVLITTPKYERKLPDVLSVDEVDKLLSSFDLSKANDYRNRTMLELLYATGMRVSELIFVEIQDINLVMGFVKVFGKGNKERIIPLGETVIQYLTHYLEEVRPQLLKKTVTDVLFLNLHGKPLSRQGVWKMIKQAGVKAGLSKRLTPHTLRHSFATHLLENGADLRAVQEMLGHSDISTTQLYTHVSSTQIRKIYQSYHPRA
- a CDS encoding DUF309 domain-containing protein, which gives rise to MQDALLTFYYQFHTKQHYFLCHDILEDAWKQQNHYTKDDFVVGLILFATASYHYRRCNLKGALRTFKKSIKIINQYADESIASYGLQPNAFRKQIQQLCTDIEQEKCFRPIELPLLKEMEQSIKSTYNDYVVNTTIVDTPDIMHYHRLRDRTPVIDAREKALRLRRMHGNNKKD
- the proC gene encoding pyrroline-5-carboxylate reductase, which translates into the protein MKIVFYGAGNMAHAIFTGIINSKVLPAENIYLTNRSNEAALQQYQSELGIQYSYDDAELLKDADYVFLGSKPHDFNELAERMHAHVDSKNKFISIMAGLPISYIREALDVSNPIARIMPNTNAHVGHSVTGLSFSRNFGPKSKDEVLEVINAFGSAIEVKEDHLHQVTAITGSGPAFLYHVFEKYVDAGTKLGLDKSQVEESIRELIIGTSKMIERSDLSMEQLRKNITSKGGTTQAGLNALSNYDIEGIFEDCLNAAVERSVELSEQEENES